The following are encoded together in the Pseudomonas sediminis genome:
- a CDS encoding DUF2160 domain-containing protein, with amino-acid sequence MSWMAWTLPTALFFGCIAVLLAGMTLVELRWPCVERKGFLPITTTRGDRLFIGLLGSAYLHLLVIGVTDWSVWIASLLSLLWLCAVMRWG; translated from the coding sequence ATGAGCTGGATGGCCTGGACTCTGCCGACCGCGCTGTTCTTCGGTTGCATCGCCGTGCTGCTGGCCGGCATGACGCTGGTCGAGCTGCGCTGGCCGTGCGTCGAGCGCAAGGGTTTTCTGCCGATCACCACCACCCGTGGTGATCGGTTGTTCATCGGTCTGCTCGGCAGCGCCTACCTGCACCTGCTGGTAATCGGCGTGACCGACTGGAGCGTGTGGATAGCGTCGCTGCTATCGCTGTTGTGGTTGTGCGCAGTCATGCGCTGGGGCTGA
- a CDS encoding carbohydrate ABC transporter permease codes for MTLRKRLVLLIYFLFLLVPIYWLLNMSFKSNTEILGGLSLWPQNFTLDNFRVIFTDRSWYEGYLNSLYYVSLNTLISLSVALPAAYAFSRYRFLGDKHLFFWLLTNRMAPPAVFLLPFFQLYSSIGLFDTHIAVALAHCLFNVPLAVWILEGFMSGVPKEIDETAYIDGYSFPKFFVKIFIPLIRSGIGVTAFFCFMFSWVELLLARTLTSVDAKPIAAVMTRTVSASGIDWGVLAAAGVLTIIPGMLVIWFVRNHVAKGFALGRV; via the coding sequence ATGACGCTGCGCAAACGCCTGGTACTGCTGATCTACTTTCTGTTCCTGCTGGTGCCGATCTACTGGCTGCTGAACATGTCGTTCAAGAGCAATACCGAAATTCTCGGTGGGCTCAGCCTGTGGCCGCAGAATTTCACTCTGGACAACTTCCGGGTGATCTTCACCGACCGCAGTTGGTACGAGGGCTACCTCAACTCGCTGTATTACGTCAGCCTCAACACCCTGATCTCGCTCAGCGTGGCGCTGCCGGCGGCCTATGCCTTCTCGCGCTATCGCTTTCTCGGCGACAAGCACCTGTTCTTCTGGCTGTTGACCAACCGCATGGCGCCGCCAGCGGTATTCCTGCTGCCGTTCTTCCAGCTGTACTCGTCCATCGGCCTGTTCGACACCCATATCGCCGTGGCATTGGCGCACTGCCTGTTCAACGTGCCGCTGGCGGTGTGGATCCTCGAAGGCTTCATGTCCGGCGTGCCCAAGGAAATCGACGAGACGGCCTACATCGACGGTTACAGCTTCCCGAAATTCTTCGTGAAGATCTTCATCCCGCTGATCCGCTCCGGTATCGGTGTCACCGCCTTCTTCTGCTTCATGTTCTCCTGGGTCGAGTTGCTGCTGGCGCGCACCCTGACCTCGGTGGACGCCAAGCCCATCGCGGCGGTGATGACCCGTACCGTGTCCGCCTCGGGTATCGACTGGGGCGTGCTCGCCGCTGCCGGAGTGCTGACCATCATCCCGGGGATGCTGGTGATCTGGTTCGTTCGCAACCATGTGGCCAAGGGCTTCGCCCTCGGTCGCGTGTAA
- a CDS encoding carbohydrate ABC transporter permease has translation MKVQNNKAWWLVLPVFLLVAFSAIVPMMTVVNYSVQDIFDPATRYFVGVDWYRQVLQDPRLHDSLLRQFIFSACVLLIEIPLGIAIALCMPTRGRWASLCLILMAIPLLIPWNVVGTIWQIFGRADIGLMGWALNSLGISYNYAANTMDAWVTVLIMDVWHWTSLVALLCYSGLRAIPDVYYQAARIDRASNWAVFRHIQLPKLKSVLLIAVMLRFMDSFMIYTEPFVLTGGGPGNATTFLSQTLTQMAVGQFDLGPAAAFSLVYFLIILLVSWLFYTAMTHDDKTR, from the coding sequence ATGAAGGTGCAGAACAACAAGGCCTGGTGGCTGGTGCTGCCGGTATTTCTGCTGGTGGCGTTCAGCGCCATCGTACCGATGATGACCGTGGTCAACTACTCGGTGCAGGACATCTTCGACCCGGCCACGCGCTACTTCGTCGGCGTCGACTGGTACCGCCAGGTGCTGCAGGATCCGCGCCTGCATGACTCGTTGCTGCGCCAGTTCATCTTCTCCGCCTGCGTGCTGTTGATCGAGATTCCGCTAGGGATCGCTATCGCTCTGTGCATGCCGACTCGCGGGCGCTGGGCCTCACTGTGCCTGATCCTGATGGCCATTCCGCTGCTGATTCCATGGAACGTGGTCGGCACCATCTGGCAGATCTTCGGCCGCGCCGACATCGGCCTGATGGGCTGGGCGCTGAACAGTCTGGGGATCAGCTACAACTATGCGGCCAACACCATGGATGCCTGGGTGACCGTGCTGATCATGGACGTCTGGCACTGGACCTCGCTGGTGGCGCTGCTGTGCTACTCCGGGCTGCGCGCCATTCCCGATGTCTATTACCAGGCGGCGCGCATCGACCGGGCGTCGAACTGGGCGGTGTTCCGCCATATCCAGTTGCCCAAGCTGAAAAGCGTGCTGTTGATCGCGGTGATGCTGCGCTTCATGGACAGCTTCATGATCTACACCGAGCCCTTCGTGCTCACCGGCGGTGGGCCGGGCAACGCCACCACCTTCCTCAGCCAGACCCTGACGCAAATGGCTGTCGGCCAGTTCGACCTGGGCCCGGCGGCGGCGTTCTCGCTGGTGTACTTCCTGATCATCCTGCTGGTGTCCTGGCTGTTCTATACCGCCATGACCCACGACGACAAAACCCGCTGA
- a CDS encoding ABC transporter ATP-binding protein: MAEIRLHNLAHSYSGTPKTPEDYAIREMNHIWQQGGAYALLGPSGCGKSTLLNIISGLLSPSQGEVQFDGKAVNRLSPQERNIAQVFQFPVVYDTMTVFDNLAFPLRNQGMDEARVMSKVHEIAEVLELHPLLHKKARNLTADEKQKVSMGRGLVRDDVSAILFDEPLTVIDPHLKWKLRRKLKQIHEQFNITMVYVTHDQLEASTFADKIAVMYGGQIVQFGTPRELFERPGHTFVGYFIGSPGMNLIDVQRCSGGVRFADTVLPLSEALNQRLAELDGKRLQVGIRPEFVHVWDGAYEDALCGRVLHVEDLGTYKILTFDLDGQVLKARLQEDQPVPHEQVYLSFPAQWLMLYADDYLVEVAP, encoded by the coding sequence ATGGCCGAGATTCGCTTGCACAACCTTGCGCACAGTTACAGCGGTACGCCGAAAACGCCGGAAGATTATGCGATCCGCGAAATGAACCATATCTGGCAGCAGGGCGGCGCATACGCGCTGCTGGGGCCGTCAGGCTGCGGCAAGTCGACGTTGCTCAACATCATCTCCGGCCTGCTCAGCCCGTCGCAGGGCGAGGTGCAGTTCGACGGCAAGGCGGTCAACAGGCTGTCGCCGCAAGAACGCAACATCGCTCAGGTTTTCCAGTTCCCGGTGGTCTACGACACCATGACGGTGTTCGACAACCTGGCCTTCCCACTGCGCAACCAGGGTATGGATGAAGCCCGGGTGATGAGCAAAGTGCATGAAATCGCCGAGGTGCTGGAGTTGCATCCGCTGCTGCACAAGAAGGCGCGCAACCTTACCGCCGACGAGAAGCAGAAGGTGTCGATGGGCCGTGGCCTGGTGCGCGACGACGTGTCGGCGATTCTCTTCGACGAGCCGCTGACGGTGATCGACCCGCACCTGAAGTGGAAGCTGCGGCGCAAGCTCAAGCAGATCCATGAGCAGTTCAACATCACCATGGTTTACGTTACCCACGATCAGCTGGAGGCCTCCACCTTCGCCGACAAGATCGCAGTGATGTACGGCGGGCAGATCGTCCAGTTCGGAACGCCTCGCGAGTTGTTCGAGCGCCCCGGCCATACCTTCGTCGGCTATTTCATCGGCAGCCCAGGCATGAACCTGATCGACGTGCAGCGCTGCTCGGGCGGGGTGCGCTTCGCTGATACGGTGCTGCCGCTTTCCGAGGCGCTCAACCAGCGCCTGGCCGAACTGGATGGCAAGCGTCTGCAGGTGGGCATTCGTCCCGAGTTCGTGCACGTCTGGGATGGCGCCTATGAAGACGCGCTGTGTGGCCGGGTGCTGCATGTCGAGGATCTCGGCACCTACAAGATCCTCACTTTCGACCTCGATGGCCAGGTGCTCAAGGCGCGCCTGCAGGAGGATCAGCCCGTGCCCCACGAGCAGGTCTACCTGAGCTTTCCGGCGCAGTGGCTGATGCTCTACGCCGACGACTACCTGGTGGAGGTGGCGCCATGA
- a CDS encoding ABC transporter ATP-binding protein gives MSLKLEHVTRIVDGQVHIDDASLSFEPGSFNVLLGRTLAGKTSLMRLMAGLDRPNSGRVLMNGADVTGVPVRQRNVSMVYQQFINYPTLSVFENIASPLRQAGVAKEQIVEKVEATARMLRIEKLLSRYPLELSGGQQQRTAMARALVKDASLILFDEPLVNLDYKLREELRQEMRELFQARHTIAIYATTEPNEALALGGTTTILHEGRVVQSGKTAEVYHRPRQVLAAELFSEPAINLMPGRISGSEVSFADCVHFPLNPDLRGIAEGEYRFGVRPSHIGLVPSNDDDLELAVTVELAEISGSETFLHVRNEQFVLVLHLPGVHEYAVDTPILIYIPTHKLFVFAADGQLVQAPSRRQGRAA, from the coding sequence ATGTCGCTCAAGCTCGAACACGTCACCCGTATCGTCGACGGCCAGGTTCATATCGACGATGCCAGCCTCAGTTTCGAACCCGGCTCCTTCAACGTTCTGCTCGGCCGTACGCTGGCCGGCAAGACCAGCCTGATGCGCCTGATGGCCGGGCTGGATCGGCCCAATAGCGGCCGCGTGCTGATGAACGGCGCCGATGTCACCGGCGTGCCGGTGCGCCAGCGCAACGTGTCGATGGTCTATCAGCAGTTCATCAACTACCCGACCCTGTCGGTGTTCGAGAACATCGCCTCGCCACTGCGTCAGGCCGGTGTGGCCAAGGAGCAGATCGTCGAGAAGGTCGAGGCCACCGCGCGCATGTTGCGCATCGAGAAACTGCTGTCGCGTTATCCGCTGGAGCTGTCCGGCGGCCAGCAGCAGCGCACGGCCATGGCCCGGGCGCTGGTCAAGGATGCCTCGCTGATCCTGTTCGACGAACCGCTGGTCAATCTCGACTACAAGCTACGCGAAGAGCTGCGCCAGGAAATGCGTGAGCTGTTCCAGGCGCGCCATACCATCGCGATCTACGCCACCACCGAACCCAACGAGGCGCTGGCCCTGGGTGGCACCACCACCATCCTGCATGAGGGGCGGGTGGTGCAGAGTGGCAAGACCGCCGAGGTCTACCACCGTCCGCGGCAGGTGCTGGCTGCCGAGCTGTTCTCGGAGCCGGCGATCAACCTGATGCCGGGGCGTATCAGCGGCTCCGAGGTGAGCTTCGCCGACTGCGTGCATTTTCCGCTCAATCCCGATCTGCGCGGCATCGCCGAGGGCGAGTACCGTTTTGGCGTACGCCCCAGCCATATCGGCCTGGTGCCGTCCAACGACGATGACCTGGAGCTGGCGGTAACCGTTGAGCTGGCCGAGATCAGCGGCTCGGAAACCTTCCTGCATGTGCGCAACGAGCAATTCGTGCTGGTGCTGCACCTGCCTGGGGTGCACGAGTACGCGGTGGACACGCCGATCCTCATCTACATCCCGACCCACAAGTTGTTCGTCTTCGCTGCCGATGGGCAGTTGGTGCAGGCGCCCAGTCGTCGTCAGGGGAGGGCCGCCTGA
- a CDS encoding sigma-54-dependent Fis family transcriptional regulator, with product MTEAARAPAHDAIIQESWSRCRDYGLTHQSAPRFDPPAPGDLSALLESRQALVQTTHQEVLPYYGTILANSNCLIMLADDQGRLLQSWGDQRFIEPRQAAGFVAGASWLERYTGTNAIGTALSCGQAVHIQHDEHFLKANRFMTGSASPIFDEQRRMIAVLDVSSDSYLPPAHTLGMVKMMSQSVENRLILKLFADQYHLLSFNTSLDNLDSPWAGLVVFDEQGHVVSANRRADNLLGQPLTYGAVEQLFDVPLQQLLNQPDGQPFSLRTSGHFRFHARVRRPTRPAPIQPRDFRPQVAQSTPQEPHLHALSMGDARMEKAIRQAERLLEKDIPILVQGETGAGKEVFVRALHRASSRADQPFIAVNCAAIPAELVESELFGYEKGAFTGASQKGHVGLIRKAHKGTLFLDEIGDMPLRVQARLLRVLQERCVQPLGSSELHPVDVRLVSATNRPLRQDVDNGQFRADLYYRISGLNLELPPLRERSDKQALFQKLWEQHREPDQHAGISREVLELFQHHPWPGNLRQLSSVLRVALAMADDQPIRAEHLPDDFFLDLPTEAPLPAHLEQDDGDLASQYQACGGNISYLARHLGLSRNTLYKRLREQGVRP from the coding sequence ATGACAGAAGCTGCCCGCGCACCGGCTCACGACGCCATCATCCAGGAGTCCTGGTCGCGCTGCCGTGACTACGGCCTGACTCACCAGAGCGCGCCTCGCTTCGACCCGCCGGCGCCAGGCGATCTTTCGGCGCTGCTGGAAAGCCGCCAGGCCCTGGTGCAGACCACTCATCAGGAAGTGCTGCCCTACTACGGCACCATCCTTGCCAACTCCAACTGCCTGATCATGCTCGCCGACGACCAGGGCCGACTGCTGCAATCCTGGGGCGACCAGCGCTTTATCGAACCGCGCCAGGCCGCCGGCTTCGTCGCCGGCGCCAGCTGGCTGGAGCGCTACACCGGCACCAACGCCATCGGCACCGCGCTCAGTTGCGGCCAGGCCGTGCATATCCAGCACGATGAACACTTCCTCAAGGCCAACCGTTTCATGACCGGCTCGGCCTCGCCGATCTTCGACGAACAGCGGCGCATGATCGCCGTGCTCGACGTGTCCAGCGACAGCTACCTGCCGCCGGCGCATACCCTGGGCATGGTCAAGATGATGAGCCAGTCGGTGGAGAACCGCCTGATCCTCAAGCTTTTCGCCGACCAGTACCACCTGCTCAGCTTCAATACCAGCCTCGACAACCTCGACAGCCCGTGGGCCGGCCTGGTGGTGTTCGATGAACAGGGCCACGTGGTGTCGGCCAACCGCCGCGCTGACAATCTGCTGGGCCAACCTTTGACCTACGGCGCCGTCGAGCAACTGTTCGACGTGCCTCTACAGCAGTTGCTCAACCAGCCGGACGGCCAGCCGTTCAGCCTGCGCACCAGCGGCCACTTTCGCTTTCACGCACGGGTACGACGCCCTACCCGACCGGCCCCCATTCAGCCTCGTGACTTCCGCCCGCAGGTTGCGCAGAGCACGCCACAAGAGCCTCATCTGCACGCACTGAGCATGGGTGACGCACGCATGGAAAAGGCAATCCGCCAGGCCGAGCGCCTGCTGGAAAAGGACATCCCGATCCTGGTGCAGGGCGAAACCGGTGCCGGCAAGGAGGTTTTCGTCAGGGCGCTACATCGCGCCAGCTCACGCGCCGACCAGCCCTTCATCGCAGTCAACTGCGCGGCCATTCCAGCGGAGCTGGTGGAGTCGGAACTGTTCGGCTACGAGAAAGGTGCCTTTACCGGCGCCAGCCAGAAAGGCCATGTCGGGCTGATCCGCAAGGCGCACAAGGGCACGCTGTTTCTCGACGAGATCGGCGACATGCCGCTACGCGTGCAGGCCCGGCTACTGCGCGTGTTGCAGGAGCGCTGCGTGCAACCCCTGGGCAGCAGCGAGCTACATCCGGTGGATGTACGTCTGGTGTCTGCCACCAACCGTCCACTGCGCCAGGACGTCGACAACGGCCAGTTCCGCGCCGATCTGTACTACCGCATCAGCGGCCTGAATCTGGAACTGCCGCCACTGCGTGAGCGCAGTGACAAGCAGGCACTGTTCCAGAAACTCTGGGAGCAGCATCGCGAACCTGACCAACATGCAGGTATCAGCCGCGAAGTGCTGGAGCTGTTCCAGCATCACCCCTGGCCGGGCAACCTGCGCCAGCTCAGTAGCGTGTTGCGCGTGGCGCTGGCCATGGCCGACGACCAGCCTATCCGCGCCGAACACCTGCCAGATGACTTCTTCCTCGATCTGCCAACAGAGGCGCCCCTGCCCGCGCATCTCGAGCAGGATGATGGCGACCTGGCCAGCCAGTACCAGGCATGCGGCGGCAATATCTCCTACCTGGCCCGCCACCTTGGCCTGAGCCGCAATACCCTGTACAAGCGCCTGCGCGAACAGGGCGTGCGGCCCTGA
- the blaPRC gene encoding PRC family class C beta-lactamase, giving the protein MRHLYRPLFAALTLLAASQAPASPSLETQVDAAAKSMMQTYAIPGMAIAISHKGQSHFFEYGVASRESGQAVDRHTLFELGSISKLFTATLGAYAEARGTLNLSDNASQYLPELQGSAFDNISLLDLATYTAGGLPLQFPDAVSNEQQMLDYYRNWQAVYPPGTQRLYSNPSIGLFGHLAAASMAEPFQQLMEKDLLPQLGMQESYVQIPTVQMKRYAWGYRDDKAVRVTPGALDAEAYGLKSSATDMLRFIDANLHPDQLPAPLRQAISSTHRGYYQVGDMTQALGWERYAYPISLKKLQAGNSAEMALQPQTVARFSVPRPAEGDLLLNKTGSTNGFGAHILLLPARDTGLVILANRNYPNAERVRLALQLLESIEP; this is encoded by the coding sequence ATGCGCCACCTGTATCGCCCCCTGTTCGCCGCGCTGACTCTGCTGGCCGCCAGCCAGGCGCCGGCATCGCCTTCATTGGAAACACAGGTGGACGCCGCTGCGAAGTCGATGATGCAGACCTATGCCATTCCCGGCATGGCCATCGCCATCAGCCACAAGGGGCAGTCGCATTTCTTCGAGTACGGAGTGGCATCCCGTGAAAGCGGCCAGGCGGTGGATCGCCACACCCTGTTCGAGCTGGGCTCGATCAGCAAACTCTTCACCGCCACCCTCGGCGCCTACGCCGAAGCCCGCGGCACGCTGAACCTCAGCGACAACGCCAGCCAGTACCTACCAGAGCTGCAAGGCAGTGCCTTCGATAACATCAGCTTGCTGGATCTGGCGACTTACACCGCTGGCGGCCTACCGCTGCAATTCCCGGACGCTGTCAGCAACGAACAGCAGATGCTCGATTACTACCGTAATTGGCAGGCGGTGTATCCGCCGGGTACGCAACGGCTGTACTCCAATCCCAGCATCGGCCTGTTCGGCCACCTGGCCGCCGCCAGCATGGCCGAGCCGTTTCAGCAGTTGATGGAAAAAGATCTGCTACCACAGCTGGGCATGCAGGAAAGCTACGTACAGATACCGACCGTCCAGATGAAGCGCTACGCCTGGGGCTACCGCGACGACAAGGCGGTGCGCGTGACTCCAGGCGCGCTGGATGCCGAAGCCTACGGGCTGAAATCCAGCGCCACCGATATGCTGCGATTCATCGACGCCAACCTGCACCCGGATCAATTACCCGCACCACTGCGCCAGGCGATCAGCTCAACCCATCGCGGCTACTACCAGGTCGGCGACATGACTCAGGCCCTGGGCTGGGAGCGCTACGCATACCCCATCAGTCTGAAGAAACTGCAGGCCGGCAACTCAGCGGAAATGGCGCTGCAACCGCAGACCGTGGCGCGTTTCAGTGTGCCCAGGCCAGCCGAAGGCGACCTGCTGCTGAACAAGACCGGCTCGACCAATGGCTTCGGCGCCCACATCCTGCTGCTTCCGGCGCGTGATACCGGCCTGGTGATACTCGCCAACCGCAACTACCCGAATGCCGAGCGCGTGCGCCTGGCACTGCAGTTGCTCGAAAGCATCGAGCCCTAG
- a CDS encoding acyl-CoA dehydrogenase family protein has product MLPKEEDILIRDMARQFAQERLKPFAADWDREHRFPAEAIAEMGQLGFMGMLVPQQWGGAETGHLAYAMALEEVAAGDGACSTIMSVHNSVGCMPILKYGSEQQKQRFLRPLAEGSMLGAFALTEPQAGSDASDLRTRARRDGDHYVLNGAKQFITSGSHAGMVIVFAVTDPQAGKKGISAFIVPTDAPGFSVVRVEDKLGQHASDTCQIQFDEVRIPADLRLGEEGEGYRIALANLEGGRIGIAAQSVGMARAAFEAARDYAHERVTFGKPIIEHQAVAFRLADMATQIAVARQMVHHAASLREAGQPCLTEASMAKLFASEMAERVCSAAIQTLGGYGYLKDFPVERIYRDVRVCQIYEGTSDVQRMVIARSF; this is encoded by the coding sequence ATGCTGCCAAAAGAAGAAGACATCCTTATCCGTGACATGGCCCGCCAGTTCGCCCAGGAACGGCTGAAACCGTTCGCCGCTGACTGGGACCGCGAGCATCGTTTCCCTGCCGAAGCCATCGCCGAAATGGGCCAGCTGGGTTTTATGGGCATGCTGGTGCCGCAGCAGTGGGGCGGTGCCGAAACCGGTCACCTGGCTTACGCCATGGCCCTGGAGGAGGTGGCAGCTGGCGATGGCGCCTGCTCCACGATCATGAGCGTGCACAACTCGGTAGGCTGCATGCCGATCCTCAAGTACGGCAGCGAGCAGCAGAAACAGCGCTTTCTTCGCCCGCTGGCCGAAGGCAGCATGCTTGGCGCCTTCGCCCTGACCGAGCCGCAGGCCGGCTCAGATGCCAGCGACCTGCGTACCCGCGCGCGGCGCGATGGCGATCACTATGTGCTCAATGGTGCCAAGCAGTTCATCACCTCCGGCAGCCACGCCGGCATGGTGATCGTCTTCGCCGTTACCGACCCGCAGGCGGGTAAGAAAGGCATCAGCGCCTTTATCGTGCCGACCGATGCACCCGGTTTCTCGGTGGTGCGGGTGGAGGACAAGCTCGGCCAGCATGCCTCCGACACCTGCCAGATCCAGTTCGACGAGGTGCGCATTCCGGCCGATCTGCGCCTCGGCGAGGAGGGCGAGGGTTATCGCATCGCCCTGGCCAACCTCGAGGGTGGGCGCATCGGCATTGCCGCGCAATCGGTGGGCATGGCACGCGCTGCGTTCGAAGCAGCGCGTGATTACGCCCACGAGCGGGTGACCTTCGGCAAACCGATCATCGAGCATCAGGCGGTGGCGTTTCGCCTCGCTGATATGGCCACGCAGATCGCCGTCGCACGGCAGATGGTGCATCACGCTGCCAGCCTGCGCGAGGCCGGCCAACCCTGTCTGACCGAGGCGTCGATGGCCAAGCTGTTCGCTTCGGAGATGGCCGAGCGGGTGTGCTCGGCGGCGATCCAGACCCTGGGTGGCTACGGCTACCTCAAGGACTTCCCGGTCGAGCGCATCTACCGTGACGTGCGCGTGTGCCAGATCTACGAGGGCACCAGCGACGTGCAGCGGATGGTGATCGCGCGCAGTTTCTAA
- a CDS encoding acetyl-CoA C-acyltransferase, whose translation MKQQLDPVVIVSAVRTPMGGFLGDLAGLTAAELGAAAIRSTLERAGLAAEAVDTVLMGCVLQAGQGQAPARQAALVAGLSQAAQCTTLNKMCGSGMQALMLGHGQLLAGSADVLVAGGMESMSNAPYLLARARSGYRMGHGQVLDHMFLDGLEDAYERGRLMGTFAEDCAQQYRFSREEQDAYALESLRRAQQAITDGSFVSEIVTVEAPQGRERRLVSSDEQPPKARPEKIPGLKPAFREGGTVTAANASSISDGAAALLLMRLSEAQERGLKPLARIVGHAGHAQAPNLFTTAPVAAIQRLLARIEWPLETVDLFEINEAFAVVPMVAMRELGIDHAKLNVNGGACALGHPIGASGARILVTLLAALQQRDLKRGLASVCIGGGEATAVAIELY comes from the coding sequence ATGAAACAGCAACTCGACCCCGTCGTCATCGTCAGTGCAGTGCGCACGCCCATGGGCGGCTTCCTTGGTGATCTGGCCGGCCTTACGGCGGCCGAGCTGGGCGCCGCTGCCATCCGCTCGACCCTCGAGCGTGCCGGGCTCGCGGCTGAGGCAGTGGACACGGTACTGATGGGCTGCGTGTTGCAGGCTGGCCAGGGTCAGGCACCCGCGCGCCAGGCCGCATTGGTTGCAGGGTTGAGCCAGGCCGCTCAATGCACCACGCTGAACAAGATGTGTGGCTCCGGTATGCAGGCACTGATGCTTGGTCATGGCCAGTTGCTCGCCGGCAGCGCCGATGTGCTGGTGGCCGGCGGCATGGAGAGCATGTCCAACGCGCCCTACCTCCTGGCGCGTGCCCGCAGTGGCTATCGCATGGGGCATGGCCAGGTGCTCGACCATATGTTCCTCGACGGTCTGGAGGACGCCTACGAGCGTGGTCGGTTGATGGGCACCTTCGCCGAGGATTGTGCGCAGCAGTATCGCTTCAGTCGTGAGGAGCAGGACGCCTATGCCCTGGAGTCGCTGCGTCGCGCCCAGCAGGCGATAACGGACGGAAGTTTCGTCAGTGAGATCGTCACCGTGGAGGCGCCGCAGGGGCGTGAACGGCGCCTGGTCAGTAGCGATGAGCAGCCGCCCAAGGCTCGCCCGGAAAAGATTCCCGGTCTAAAGCCGGCGTTTCGCGAGGGGGGTACGGTGACGGCGGCCAATGCCAGTTCCATTTCCGATGGCGCCGCCGCGCTGCTGTTGATGCGCCTGTCCGAGGCTCAGGAACGCGGCCTGAAACCACTGGCGCGCATCGTCGGCCATGCTGGCCACGCCCAGGCGCCGAATCTGTTCACTACCGCTCCGGTGGCGGCGATCCAGCGCTTGTTGGCGCGTATCGAATGGCCACTGGAGACGGTCGATCTGTTCGAAATCAACGAGGCGTTCGCCGTAGTGCCCATGGTGGCCATGCGTGAATTGGGCATCGATCACGCCAAACTCAATGTAAACGGCGGCGCGTGCGCCTTGGGCCATCCCATTGGCGCATCTGGCGCGCGCATCCTGGTGACCCTGTTGGCAGCGTTGCAGCAGCGTGATCTAAAGCGCGGCCTGGCCTCCGTGTGCATTGGCGGCGGTGAGGCCACTGCTGTAGCCATCGAGCTGTACTGA
- a CDS encoding 3-hydroxyacyl-CoA dehydrogenase — MRIDETVFLISGGASGLGLATARELVGQGGKAVLLDINVEAGQQALAELGANACFVCADITREEDGRAAVEQVLEAFGALHGLVNCAGVAPAEKVLGRSGAHGLDSFRRTVEVNLIGSFNLLRLAVEAMAQNAPNVEGERGVIINTASVAAFDGQMGQAAYAASKGGVAALTLPAARDLARSGIRVMCIAPGVFETPMMAGMPQEVRDSLAANVPFPQRLGRPDEYAALVRHIVENTMLNGEVIRLDGALRMAAK, encoded by the coding sequence ATGCGTATCGACGAAACCGTATTCCTGATCAGCGGCGGCGCCTCTGGTCTTGGCCTGGCCACCGCCCGTGAACTGGTCGGGCAGGGCGGTAAGGCGGTGCTGCTGGATATCAACGTAGAAGCAGGCCAGCAGGCCCTTGCCGAGCTTGGCGCCAACGCCTGTTTCGTGTGTGCCGATATCACTCGCGAAGAGGATGGCCGCGCTGCAGTGGAGCAGGTTCTTGAGGCTTTCGGGGCTCTGCACGGGTTGGTCAATTGCGCCGGCGTGGCGCCAGCCGAGAAGGTACTGGGCCGCAGCGGCGCACATGGCCTGGACAGTTTCCGCCGCACTGTCGAGGTAAACCTGATTGGCAGCTTCAACCTGCTGCGCCTGGCGGTCGAGGCAATGGCGCAGAACGCGCCGAACGTTGAGGGCGAGCGTGGGGTCATCATCAATACCGCCTCGGTGGCGGCGTTCGACGGGCAGATGGGGCAGGCCGCCTATGCCGCCTCCAAGGGTGGCGTCGCGGCACTGACGCTGCCGGCGGCGCGTGATCTGGCGCGCTCCGGCATCCGCGTGATGTGCATTGCGCCGGGTGTGTTCGAGACCCCAATGATGGCCGGTATGCCCCAGGAGGTGCGTGACTCGCTGGCGGCCAATGTGCCGTTCCCGCAGCGCTTGGGGCGGCCCGACGAATACGCCGCACTGGTCCGGCATATCGTCGAGAACACCATGCTCAATGGCGAAGTGATCCGTCTCGATGGCGCGCTGCGCATGGCGGCTAAGTAG
- a CDS encoding MerR family transcriptional regulator — protein sequence MATTYSISDLARELDITTRAIRFYEEQGMLAPERRGQERIYSAKDKVTLKLILRGKRIGFSLAECRELIELYDPETGSRKQLETFMGKIAERRLQLEQQLLDIQQMQLELDTAEERCLAALAETQA from the coding sequence ATGGCAACTACCTACTCCATCTCCGATCTGGCCCGCGAGCTCGACATCACCACACGCGCCATCCGCTTCTATGAGGAGCAAGGCATGCTCGCCCCGGAGCGGCGCGGCCAGGAGCGCATCTACAGCGCCAAGGACAAGGTGACACTGAAACTCATCCTGCGCGGCAAGCGCATCGGCTTCTCGCTGGCCGAATGCCGCGAGCTGATCGAGCTGTACGACCCGGAAACCGGCAGCCGCAAGCAGCTGGAGACCTTCATGGGCAAGATCGCCGAGCGCCGTCTGCAGCTTGAACAACAGTTACTGGATATCCAGCAGATGCAGCTGGAACTGGATACCGCCGAGGAACGCTGCCTGGCCGCCTTGGCAGAGACGCAAGCCTAG